A single genomic interval of Arthrobacter sp. NicSoilB8 harbors:
- a CDS encoding GNAT family N-acetyltransferase — MSPSAEPTPEVALIDVTEAVLEQLLELALREADADEVTPPLGTAAGWNTDRISWFREFHRAAAAGLDGPARQKSWAIDCGGQLAGSIRLQWKGAEPTDAAGGGVAGGPGLPGGGAGAGGGLAVLTGVWAAADAGSGVTGGGVSVGGVSGGGVSGGGGLAGLTPGGAGSEAPPDAEAGGAGGAGLGSGGSDAAGGTLETGIWLARSFRGRGVGREALRLVKDRATSAGAAVLVADTTAGNVGALALLKSAGAELVAGAASDNATVPVKGRIPLR; from the coding sequence ATGTCCCCATCAGCTGAGCCGACGCCCGAGGTTGCCCTGATTGACGTCACCGAGGCCGTGCTTGAGCAGCTCCTCGAGCTCGCCCTTCGGGAGGCCGACGCCGACGAGGTCACCCCGCCCCTCGGCACGGCCGCCGGCTGGAACACCGACCGGATCAGCTGGTTCCGCGAATTCCACCGCGCCGCCGCGGCCGGTCTGGACGGTCCCGCGCGGCAGAAGAGCTGGGCCATCGACTGCGGCGGCCAATTGGCCGGGTCTATCCGGCTGCAGTGGAAGGGCGCTGAGCCGACGGATGCTGCCGGCGGGGGCGTGGCCGGCGGGCCCGGTTTGCCCGGTGGCGGGGCTGGTGCTGGGGGCGGGTTGGCCGTTCTGACCGGTGTCTGGGCCGCAGCTGATGCTGGCAGCGGGGTTACTGGTGGCGGGGTTTCTGTTGGCGGGGTTTCTGGTGGCGGGGTTTCTGGTGGCGGGGGTTTGGCCGGCTTGACCCCTGGCGGGGCCGGTAGCGAGGCCCCGCCTGATGCTGAAGCCGGGGGTGCTGGTGGTGCGGGCCTTGGCAGTGGCGGCAGCGACGCTGCTGGCGGCACGCTCGAAACCGGAATCTGGCTGGCCCGGAGCTTCCGTGGCCGCGGCGTTGGCCGTGAAGCGCTGCGGCTCGTGAAGGACCGAGCTACGTCGGCCGGGGCAGCCGTTCTGGTGGCCGACACCACCGCCGGCAACGTGGGCGCCCTCGCCCTGCTGAAATCCGCCGGCGCCGAACTGGTGGCAGGTGCCGCCTCGGACAATGCGACAGTCCCGGTGAAGGGCAGGATCCCGCTGCGTTGA
- a CDS encoding YigZ family protein — MADETDYPESRTSVYTTLAAGPGFRHEIEVKRSRFITVLARTADEDAARTVLSGLRREFHDARHHCFAFVLGPDRNVQRSNDDGEPSGTAGIPMLEALLKRETAPGVADLSDVAAVVVRYFGGVLLGAGGLVRAYSESVSGALELAPLVRRRRLRICSVPVPHAAAGRLENDLRAAGYVMAETGYEAQTTVLRLALPDDPEELARAADRVAAMTAGSASVFPGETEWIDVPIS, encoded by the coding sequence GTGGCAGATGAGACGGATTACCCCGAGAGCAGGACTTCCGTATACACCACCCTTGCTGCGGGACCCGGCTTCCGCCACGAAATCGAAGTCAAGCGGTCCCGGTTCATCACCGTCCTGGCGCGCACGGCGGACGAAGACGCCGCCCGCACCGTCCTGTCCGGCCTGCGCCGGGAATTCCATGACGCGCGGCATCACTGCTTCGCCTTCGTGCTCGGCCCTGACCGGAACGTGCAACGGTCCAACGACGACGGCGAGCCGTCCGGAACTGCCGGCATCCCCATGCTGGAGGCGCTGCTGAAGCGCGAGACCGCACCCGGCGTCGCCGACCTGAGCGACGTCGCCGCGGTGGTGGTGCGCTATTTCGGCGGGGTCCTGCTGGGGGCCGGCGGCCTGGTGCGCGCATATTCCGAATCGGTGTCCGGGGCGCTGGAGCTTGCTCCGCTCGTGCGGCGCCGCCGGCTGCGGATCTGCTCGGTGCCGGTGCCTCATGCCGCGGCCGGGCGGCTGGAGAACGATCTGCGCGCCGCGGGCTATGTTATGGCCGAAACCGGTTATGAGGCGCAAACTACTGTCCTGCGGCTGGCGCTGCCGGATGATCCGGAGGAGCTGGCCCGTGCCGCGGACCGCGTGGCCGCGATGACTGCCGGCAGCGCATCAGTGTTCCCCGGAGAAACGGAGTGGATCGATGTCCCCATCAGCTGA
- the coaE gene encoding dephospho-CoA kinase — translation MLKIGLTGGIASGKSLVAARLHERGAVLVDADALAREVVEPGTPGLAKVVDAFGAAILTPDGRLDRPRLGALVFGNPERLAVLNGIIHPLVRERAAAMVASAPAGAVVVQDIPLLVETGQGKNFHLVVVVDAPDDVRLRRMAEHRKMSVEEAHARMAAQASREERLAAADVVLDNSGTPEMLRRAVDALWEGRLTPFALNLKEQKIAPRTGGPVLARADPSWAAQAGRLIARLRAAVGEDVLAVDHIGSTAVPGLDAKDVIDLQLSVSDLDGADRLAPLLAGAGFPRWPGIISDNPKPSHPDPADWSKRLHGNADPGRPVNLHIRVAGSPGWRYALCFRDWLRADAVARSDYVAEKQRVAGLHGVDKSTAGYAADKEGWFTGYAWPRMEAWVQRTGWQPPSYTDTSDDGTDDGDTDDGGTAGEAAVAATAAGHDARTGTAHTGTARTGTAQS, via the coding sequence GTGTTGAAGATCGGGTTGACCGGCGGGATCGCCTCAGGGAAGTCCCTGGTTGCCGCGCGCCTGCACGAACGCGGCGCCGTGCTGGTCGACGCCGATGCGCTGGCCCGGGAGGTCGTGGAACCGGGCACACCCGGACTGGCCAAGGTGGTCGACGCCTTCGGTGCCGCCATCCTGACGCCGGACGGCCGGCTGGACCGGCCCCGGCTGGGCGCCCTCGTCTTCGGCAACCCGGAACGCCTGGCCGTCCTCAACGGAATCATCCATCCCCTGGTGCGGGAGCGCGCCGCAGCGATGGTGGCATCCGCCCCGGCTGGCGCCGTCGTGGTTCAGGACATCCCGTTGCTGGTGGAGACCGGACAAGGGAAAAACTTCCATCTGGTGGTCGTGGTCGACGCCCCGGACGACGTCCGGCTCCGGCGCATGGCCGAACACCGCAAGATGAGCGTCGAGGAGGCGCACGCCCGGATGGCCGCCCAGGCGAGCCGGGAGGAGCGGCTGGCGGCCGCGGACGTCGTGCTGGACAACTCGGGCACCCCGGAAATGCTCCGCCGCGCCGTGGACGCCCTGTGGGAGGGACGGCTGACGCCGTTCGCACTGAACCTCAAGGAGCAAAAGATCGCCCCGCGGACCGGCGGTCCGGTCCTGGCCCGTGCTGATCCGTCCTGGGCCGCCCAGGCCGGCCGGCTGATCGCCCGGCTGCGCGCCGCCGTCGGGGAGGACGTCCTGGCCGTGGACCACATCGGGTCCACAGCGGTCCCGGGGCTTGACGCGAAGGACGTGATCGACCTGCAGCTCAGCGTGAGCGACCTCGACGGCGCGGACCGGCTCGCGCCGCTGCTGGCCGGGGCGGGATTTCCGCGCTGGCCCGGCATCATTTCCGACAACCCCAAGCCCTCGCACCCGGACCCCGCCGACTGGTCCAAACGGCTCCACGGCAACGCCGATCCCGGCAGGCCGGTCAACCTTCACATCCGCGTCGCCGGCTCGCCCGGCTGGCGGTACGCCCTGTGCTTCCGCGACTGGCTCCGCGCCGATGCCGTGGCCCGGTCGGACTACGTCGCCGAGAAGCAGCGGGTTGCCGGGCTCCACGGCGTCGACAAATCCACAGCAGGCTACGCGGCGGACAAGGAGGGCTGGTTCACCGGCTACGCCTGGCCCCGGATGGAAGCCTGGGTGCAGCGCACGGGCTGGCAGCCGCCGTCGTACACCGACACCTCCGACGACGGCACTGACGACGGCGACACTGACGACGGCGGCACCGCCGGCGAAGCGGCCGTCGCCGCCACTGCCGCCGGCCATGACGCCCGCACCGGTACTGCCCACACCGGTACTGCCCGCACCGGTAC